One window of the Oncorhynchus mykiss isolate Arlee chromosome 5, USDA_OmykA_1.1, whole genome shotgun sequence genome contains the following:
- the LOC110523789 gene encoding glycerol-3-phosphate acyltransferase 3, with product MTDLCEGGMDDLWSIAVVLLQVWFSVMIGFIMIPAMFGLSLGVTSVYIQILVKILEWATLRIERGHRERSTLPVPAPLPFGLIQREGGSMEQEMGELRRYRTQSISRGEFALSDSFYFYIKGLESIVDDQVTQRFSSEELVSWNLLTRTNHNFHYISLRLTVIWGLGVIIRYCVLFPLRITLAIIGLTWLVIGTTLVGFLPNKRLKNWLSELVHLMCYRICARGLSATIQYHNKENKPQKGGICVANHTSPIDIVILANDGCYAMVGQSHGGLMGVIQRSMVRSCPHVWFERSEMRDRNAVTSRLRAHVAAKTNLPILIFPEGTCINNTSVMMFKKGSFEIGGTIYPVAIKYDPRFGDAFWNSAKYNMVNYLLRMMTSWAIVVNVWYLPPMTRREGEDAAQFANRVKSAIAHQGGLLDMAWDGSLKRAKVKEEFKEQQQKMYSSMVMGKKGRNSQEPHTESTRRQ from the exons ATGACCGATctgtgtgagggagggatggatgaccTGTGGAGTATAGCGGTTGTGTTGCTGCAGGTGTGGTTCTCCGTGATGATAGGGTTCATCATGATACCTGCCATGTTTGGCCTCTCCCTGGGGGTCACTTCTGTCTACATTCAGATCCTGGTCAAAATACTGGAG TGGGCCACCCTGCGGATcgagagaggacacagggaacGATCCACTCTGCCAGTGCCTGCTCCTCTACCCTTTG GACTCATCCAGAGGGAGGGGGGCTCCATGGAACAGGAGATGGGGGAGCTGCGTCGGTATCGTACCCAGTCCATATCGAGGGGAGAATTTGCGCTGAGCGACTCGTTCTACTTCTACATAAAGGGCCTGGAGAGCATCGTGGACGACCAGGTGACTCAGCGCTTCTCCTCTGAGGAGCTGGTCTCTTGGAACCTCCTGACCCGCACCAACCACAACTTCCACTACATCAGCCTGCGACTCACCGTCATCTGGGGACTGGGCGTGATCATACGTTACTGTGTCCTTTTCCCTCTCAG GATAACCCTGGCAATCATTGGGTTGACCTGGCTGGTGATTGGGACAACCTTGGTGGGATTTCTACCTAACAAGAG ATTGAAGAACTGGCTCAGTGAATTAGTCCATCTGATGTGCTACAGGATCTGTGCCAGAGGTCTCTCTGCCACCATTCAATACCACAACAA AGAGAACAAACCACAAAAAGGAGGAATATGCGTAGCAAACCACACCTCGCCTATTGACATTGTCATTTTGGCCAATGATGGATGCTACGCTATG GTGGGTCAAAGTCACGGTGGGCTGATGGGGGTCATCCAGAGGTCAATGGTGAGGTCCTGCCCCCACGTCTGGTTCGAGAGGTCGGAGATGAGAGACCGAAATGCTGTTACCAGTAG ATTGAGGGCTCATGTTGCAGCTAAAACCAATCTACCCATCTTGATCTTCCCTGAGG GAACCTGCATCAACAACACATCGGTCATGATGTTCAAGAAGGGAAGCTTTGAGATTGGAGGGACTATATACCCAGTCGCAATCAAG TATGACCCTCGTTTTGGAGATGCCTTCTGGAACAGTGCCAAGTACAACATGGTGAACTACCTGCTGAGAATGATGACCAGCTGGGCCATCGTGGTCAACGTGTGGTACCTGCCCCCCATGACCAGGCGG GAAGGGGAAGATGCTGCCCAGTTTGCCAACAGAGTGAAGTCTGCTATCGCACATCAGGGAGGGCTATTGGACATGGCGTG GGATGGGAGTTTGAAGAGAGCCAAGGTGAAAGAGGAATTTAAAGAGCAGCAACAGAAGATGTACAGCAGTATGGTTATGGGGAAGAAAGGTAGAAACTCCCAAGAGCCTCACACAGAGAGCACCAGGAGACAATGA